One Fundulus heteroclitus isolate FHET01 unplaced genomic scaffold, MU-UCD_Fhet_4.1 scaffold_99, whole genome shotgun sequence DNA segment encodes these proteins:
- the LOC110367987 gene encoding uncharacterized protein LOC110367987 isoform X2: MPHCCARRKPPFQDSNESTSGVSRNCPGRAGPPPPSRLTPQELAMVATDLNSLASSPSGRDPERKRPQETSPGESTEVGAFFQEFPVTLHRQTPTKKQRREKGFSADRALYDRWRIRQRKLRQTHLLSYWTRQKPSVHTVQGYIRSSGLNSNCISAWEVVEGWTPPPKVDLRKDSDLIGHIEQQRRPGLTIAESKKPRAGNGVFATKDFARGAVVCDYHGPVVSAEEGRRVLEALQPGEGSYIFFFKAGEQKLCVNSQVAPCQCHPDKATFGRMINHSTKKLNVKGMVFHVPGEALPVLLIKAARDIKAGEELLIDYGVTQRSFGGEAQGLSWLDS; the protein is encoded by the exons ATGCCTCATTGCTGCGCGAGACGCAAACCTCCTTTCCAAGACAGCAATGAGAGCACTTCTGGGGTATCTCGGAATTGCCCAGGACGagcaggacccccccccccctcacgtCTGACCCCTCAGGAGTTGGCGATGGTGGCCACCGACCTCAACAGTTTGGCCAGCAG CCCCTCTGGCCGCGATCCGGAGCGCAAGCGGCCGCAGGAAACCAGCCCCGGAGAGAGCACGGAAGTGGGCGCCTTTTTCCAGGAGTTTCCTGTGACATTACACAGACAGACGCCCACAAAGAAGCAGAGGCGAGAGAAGGGCTTCTCCGCGGACAGGGCGCTGTATGATAGATGGAGGATTCGTCAGCGAAAGCTCAGACAGACACACCTACTCT CCTACTGGACCCGACAAAAGCCCTCTGTCCACACGGTCCAGGGTTACATCAGGAGCTCGGGCTTGAACTCAAACTGCATCTCTGCCTGGGAGGTCGTAGAGGGCTGGACTCCGCCACCTAAAGTGGACCTGAGAAAGGACTCAGACCTGATAGGGCACATAGAAcaacagaggaggcctggactAACCATTGCGGAGAGCAAAAAGCCCAGAGCAGGCAACG GGGTCTTTGCCACGAAGGACTTCGCCAGAGGCGCTGTTGTCTGCGACTACCACGGACCGGTAGTCAGCGCCGAAGAGGGCAGGCGCGTGCTGGAGGCACTGCAACCCGGCGAGGGGAGCTACATCTTCTTCTTCAAGGCTGGGGAGCAGAAACTTTGTGTCAATTCACAAGTGGCGCCTTGCCAATGCCACCCAGACAAAGCCACCTTTGGGAGGATGATAAACCACTCCACCAAAAAACTAAATGTCAAAGGGATGGTTTTCCATGTCCCAGGTGAGGCCCTGCCCGTGCTTCTCATTAAAGCCGCACGGGACATAAAGGCTGGCGAGGAGCTCCTTATTGACTATGGGGTGACCCAAAGGTCATTTGGTGGGGAGGCTCAGGGTCTCTCGTGGCTGGACAGTTAA
- the LOC105924242 gene encoding serine/threonine-protein kinase pim-2-like isoform X1, whose protein sequence is MDPTAPKPSHILARREIAKVCSPRYRCGTPLGRGSFSWVISGERLSDGLPVAIKVISRELVKEWVQLPGAIRPVPLEIALLQRLSEPEGQSGVIRMLDWLEVEELGFLLITERPAQCQDLFDFITERGALPERLALRFFRQVVQTLRYVHLHGVVHRDVKDENIVVNTETMEVKLIDFGSGALLKDGKCGAQPRNPTTTVKAEGFLMFFALCRYASLQSSRVGPGPDLPCHPAHRLVARRAAFPHGVWEQPFRARPVDRRSHAPVHVSPLGR, encoded by the exons ATGGACCCAACAGCACCAAAGCCCAGCCATATACTTGCAAGAAGGGAAATAG CCAAGGTCTGCAGTCCACGGTACCGCTGCGGAACTCCGCTCGGCAGAGGCAGCTTTAGTTGGGTGATTTCGGGGGAGCGGCTGTCAGATGGGCTCCCGGTCGCCATCAAGGTGATCTCCAGGGAGCTGGTCAAGGAGTGGGTCCAGCTG CCTGGAGCAATAAGGCCTGTACCCTTGGAGATCGCTCTGTTGCAGCGACTCTCTGAACCTGAGGGTCAAAGCGGCGTGATCCGGATGCTAGACTGGTTAGAGGTGGAGGAGCTGGGCTTCCTATTGATCACGGAGCGGCCGGCCCAGTGCCAGGATCTCTTCGATTTTATcacagagcgaggcgcgcttCCTGAACGTCTCGCGCTCAG GTTCTTCAGGCAAGTGGTCCAGACGCTGAGGTACGTGCACCTCCACGGCGTTGTGCACCGGGACGTTAAAGACGAGAACATTGTGGTAAACACGGAGACGATGGAGGTCAAGCTCATCGACTTTGGATCCGGGGCGCTGCTGAAAGACGGAAAGTGCGGAGCTCAGCCGAGGAACCCCACGACGACGGTGAAAGCGGAAGggtttctgatgttttttgCTCTGTGCAGGTACGCGAGTCTACAGTCCTCCAGAGTGGGTCCAGGGCCGGACCTACCATGCCATCCCGCTCACCGTCTGGTCGCTCGGCGTGCTGCTTTTCCACATGGTGTGTGGGAACAACCCTTTCGAGCCCGACCGGTAGATCGTCGAAGCCACGCCCCTGTTCACGTGTCCCCGCTCGGAAGGTGA
- the LOC105924242 gene encoding serine/threonine-protein kinase pim-2-like isoform X2, giving the protein MDPTAPKPSHILARREIAKVCSPRYRCGTPLGRGSFSWVISGERLSDGLPVAIKVISRELVKEWVQLPGAIRPVPLEIALLQRLSEPEGQSGVIRMLDWLEVEELGFLLITERPAQCQDLFDFITERGALPERLALRFFRQVVQTLRYVHLHGVVHRDVKDENIVVNTETMEVKLIDFGSGALLKDGKYASLQSSRVGPGPDLPCHPAHRLVARRAAFPHGVWEQPFRARPVDRRSHAPVHVSPLGR; this is encoded by the exons ATGGACCCAACAGCACCAAAGCCCAGCCATATACTTGCAAGAAGGGAAATAG CCAAGGTCTGCAGTCCACGGTACCGCTGCGGAACTCCGCTCGGCAGAGGCAGCTTTAGTTGGGTGATTTCGGGGGAGCGGCTGTCAGATGGGCTCCCGGTCGCCATCAAGGTGATCTCCAGGGAGCTGGTCAAGGAGTGGGTCCAGCTG CCTGGAGCAATAAGGCCTGTACCCTTGGAGATCGCTCTGTTGCAGCGACTCTCTGAACCTGAGGGTCAAAGCGGCGTGATCCGGATGCTAGACTGGTTAGAGGTGGAGGAGCTGGGCTTCCTATTGATCACGGAGCGGCCGGCCCAGTGCCAGGATCTCTTCGATTTTATcacagagcgaggcgcgcttCCTGAACGTCTCGCGCTCAG GTTCTTCAGGCAAGTGGTCCAGACGCTGAGGTACGTGCACCTCCACGGCGTTGTGCACCGGGACGTTAAAGACGAGAACATTGTGGTAAACACGGAGACGATGGAGGTCAAGCTCATCGACTTTGGATCCGGGGCGCTGCTGAAAGACGGAAA GTACGCGAGTCTACAGTCCTCCAGAGTGGGTCCAGGGCCGGACCTACCATGCCATCCCGCTCACCGTCTGGTCGCTCGGCGTGCTGCTTTTCCACATGGTGTGTGGGAACAACCCTTTCGAGCCCGACCGGTAGATCGTCGAAGCCACGCCCCTGTTCACGTGTCCCCGCTCGGAAGGTGA
- the LOC110367987 gene encoding N-lysine methyltransferase KMT5A-A isoform X1 has product MSWTGQETPRRSTKRAKADSFNLDQERHHTEENKTRLCYYCVALMLLKAHVKPWVVENLQLQLPGRLQPGRMPHCCARRKPPFQDSNESTSGVSRNCPGRAGPPPPSRLTPQELAMVATDLNSLASSPSGRDPERKRPQETSPGESTEVGAFFQEFPVTLHRQTPTKKQRREKGFSADRALYDRWRIRQRKLRQTHLLSYWTRQKPSVHTVQGYIRSSGLNSNCISAWEVVEGWTPPPKVDLRKDSDLIGHIEQQRRPGLTIAESKKPRAGNGVFATKDFARGAVVCDYHGPVVSAEEGRRVLEALQPGEGSYIFFFKAGEQKLCVNSQVAPCQCHPDKATFGRMINHSTKKLNVKGMVFHVPGEALPVLLIKAARDIKAGEELLIDYGVTQRSFGGEAQGLSWLDS; this is encoded by the exons ATGAGCTGGACTGGACAAGAAACAccgaggcggtctacaaaaagggccaaagccgactctttTAATTTGGACCAGGAGCGCCACCACACGGAGGAGAACAAGACACGCCTTTGTTATTACTGCGTGGCCCTGATGCTGCTGAAGGCGCACGTGAAGCCGTGGGTGGTGGAAAACCTGCAG ctACAACTTCCCGGTCGTCTCCAGCCAGGACGCATGCCTCATTGCTGCGCGAGACGCAAACCTCCTTTCCAAGACAGCAATGAGAGCACTTCTGGGGTATCTCGGAATTGCCCAGGACGagcaggacccccccccccctcacgtCTGACCCCTCAGGAGTTGGCGATGGTGGCCACCGACCTCAACAGTTTGGCCAGCAG CCCCTCTGGCCGCGATCCGGAGCGCAAGCGGCCGCAGGAAACCAGCCCCGGAGAGAGCACGGAAGTGGGCGCCTTTTTCCAGGAGTTTCCTGTGACATTACACAGACAGACGCCCACAAAGAAGCAGAGGCGAGAGAAGGGCTTCTCCGCGGACAGGGCGCTGTATGATAGATGGAGGATTCGTCAGCGAAAGCTCAGACAGACACACCTACTCT CCTACTGGACCCGACAAAAGCCCTCTGTCCACACGGTCCAGGGTTACATCAGGAGCTCGGGCTTGAACTCAAACTGCATCTCTGCCTGGGAGGTCGTAGAGGGCTGGACTCCGCCACCTAAAGTGGACCTGAGAAAGGACTCAGACCTGATAGGGCACATAGAAcaacagaggaggcctggactAACCATTGCGGAGAGCAAAAAGCCCAGAGCAGGCAACG GGGTCTTTGCCACGAAGGACTTCGCCAGAGGCGCTGTTGTCTGCGACTACCACGGACCGGTAGTCAGCGCCGAAGAGGGCAGGCGCGTGCTGGAGGCACTGCAACCCGGCGAGGGGAGCTACATCTTCTTCTTCAAGGCTGGGGAGCAGAAACTTTGTGTCAATTCACAAGTGGCGCCTTGCCAATGCCACCCAGACAAAGCCACCTTTGGGAGGATGATAAACCACTCCACCAAAAAACTAAATGTCAAAGGGATGGTTTTCCATGTCCCAGGTGAGGCCCTGCCCGTGCTTCTCATTAAAGCCGCACGGGACATAAAGGCTGGCGAGGAGCTCCTTATTGACTATGGGGTGACCCAAAGGTCATTTGGTGGGGAGGCTCAGGGTCTCTCGTGGCTGGACAGTTAA